Proteins co-encoded in one Chitinivibrionia bacterium genomic window:
- a CDS encoding DUF2225 domain-containing protein, translating to MAGNLIRTRLKALFLKDDLVNQYIEKYGEILNLSFVEQFKEELRCMETGEEPTINLNASLQAKPESSPQAAASNKGAHANKYIRIKLKAIFLKESLVDLYLKRYGEIINQKFIDELKEEVKEQKASGGSETEISEKALGDAIFEFEYVCPICRYANVVGYHLRSKSLVIEETLLIVPHYSASSQYGAVDYTVLQTAVCPKCLFASPDPKDWTRVNTFNGTITDSQLLVHSALIKDIKMQEKERHARYPDAKSNLKYFLRPRDAKKGLESIELSIMRAMLEKEYSLPAVNYKIGKQYLKYADIKARNGEDPTEARKEAEKYLSAAIKESDCDNLALEMECMYLVVVMALAGKDKDKAASFIRIARDLLMQKQQQNKEEPKAELRTEITIVEKWLKRIANQWEFRDDPSYFNSNL from the coding sequence ATGGCTGGGAATCTTATCAGAACGCGATTGAAAGCGCTTTTTTTGAAGGACGATTTGGTTAATCAGTATATTGAAAAATACGGCGAGATTTTGAATTTGAGCTTCGTGGAGCAGTTCAAAGAGGAATTAAGATGCATGGAAACAGGCGAAGAGCCTACAATAAATCTCAACGCAAGTTTGCAGGCAAAGCCGGAAAGTTCTCCGCAAGCCGCCGCCAGCAACAAGGGGGCGCACGCCAACAAATATATCCGAATAAAACTGAAAGCCATCTTTCTGAAAGAAAGTTTAGTCGATTTGTATCTTAAAAGATACGGCGAAATTATAAATCAAAAATTCATTGACGAACTTAAGGAAGAAGTAAAAGAACAGAAGGCGAGCGGCGGCAGTGAAACGGAAATAAGCGAAAAAGCGCTTGGCGACGCCATTTTTGAATTTGAGTATGTGTGCCCAATTTGCCGTTATGCCAATGTTGTCGGATACCACCTGCGCTCAAAAAGTTTGGTAATAGAAGAGACGCTTCTTATCGTTCCGCATTATTCGGCTTCGTCGCAATACGGCGCGGTCGATTATACCGTTTTGCAGACGGCGGTTTGTCCGAAATGTCTTTTTGCTTCGCCCGACCCAAAAGATTGGACGAGAGTTAACACGTTTAACGGAACAATTACGGACAGTCAATTGCTTGTTCACAGTGCGCTGATTAAAGACATCAAGATGCAAGAGAAAGAACGACACGCAAGGTATCCCGATGCCAAAAGCAATTTGAAATATTTCCTTCGTCCCAGAGACGCAAAAAAAGGACTTGAAAGCATAGAACTTTCGATTATGCGCGCAATGCTCGAAAAAGAATATTCGCTTCCTGCCGTAAACTACAAAATCGGCAAGCAGTATCTTAAATATGCAGACATCAAAGCAAGAAACGGTGAAGACCCGACCGAGGCGCGCAAGGAGGCTGAAAAATATCTTTCTGCCGCGATAAAAGAGTCGGATTGCGATAATCTTGCTTTGGAAATGGAATGTATGTATCTTGTTGTAGTTATGGCTTTGGCTGGTAAAGATAAAGATAAGGCGGCGTCGTTCATAAGAATAGCAAGAGACCTTTTAATGCAGAAACAACAACAAAACAAAGAAGAACCGAAAGCCGAGTTGCGCACGGAAATTACGATTGTGGAAAAATGGCTCAAAAGAATAGCAAATCAGTGGGAATTCAGAGACGACCCGAGTTATTTTAACAGTAATCTCTGA